Proteins encoded in a region of the Quercus lobata isolate SW786 chromosome 8, ValleyOak3.0 Primary Assembly, whole genome shotgun sequence genome:
- the LOC115955227 gene encoding histone H4, which yields MSGRGKGGKGLGKGGAKRHRKVLRDNIQGITKPAIRRLARRGGVKRISGLIYEETRGVLKIFLENVIRDAVTYTEHARRKTVTAMDVVYALKRQGRTLYGFGG from the coding sequence ATGTCTGGAAGAGGAAAGGGAGGCAAGGGACTTGGAAAAGGAGGAGCGAAACGACATCGTAAGGTTCTCCGTGATAACATCCAGGGAATCACGAAGCCAGCCATTCGTCGTTTGGCTCGCAGAGGAGGAGTGAAGCGTATCAGTGGTCTCATCTACGAGGAGACGCGTGGAGTGCTCAAGATCTTTCTTGAGAATGTGATCAGGGACGCTGTGACTTACACTGAGCACGCGCGTCGCAAGACTGTGACTGCCATGGATGTTGTGTACGCTCTCAAGAGGCAGGGCAGGACCTTGTATGGGTTTGGTGGTTAG
- the LOC115955228 gene encoding histone H4, giving the protein MSGRGKGGKGLGKGGAKRHRKVLRDNIQGITKPAIRRLARRGGVKRISGLIYEETRGVLKIFLENVIRDAVTYTEHARRKTVTAMDVVYALKRQGRTLYGFGG; this is encoded by the coding sequence ATGTCTGGAAGAGGAAAGGGAGGCAAGGGACTCGGAAAAGGAGGAGCGAAACGACATCGTAAGGTTCTCCGTGATAACATCCAGGGAATCACAAAGCCAGCCATTCGTCGTTTGGCTCGCAGAGGAGGAGTGAAGCGTATCAGTGGTCTCATCTACGAGGAGACACGTGGAGTGCTCAAGATCTTTCTTGAGAATGTGATCAGGGACGCTGTGACTTACACAGAGCACGCGCGTCGCAAGACTGTGACTGCTATGGATGTTGTGTATGCTCTCAAGAGGCAGGGCAGGACCTTGTATGGGTTCGGTGGTTAG
- the LOC115956031 gene encoding uncharacterized protein LOC115956031 isoform X2, whose amino-acid sequence MPVSGDKETGVKPISRQSSDYIAGVPIKKRRFLMYRPPSPPPEEPSAVPAENDSRKQEQSSPSQGSAISNASVVTSSGISDANNKPVSEEYKGSSDVMSVTVAQSNPNYSTVKVEEPSKTHSGSLDDMESKDKLVAAEKSASLVTLGKSKLQSSPNEALALKLGKELYSKEKAEGKCKAEIPIVAGNTDLTLGLKEHVFPALTGQNHNVRGQNQDSLEPGSLNLSLSKGNNSIQCKKDEVESKNGAQQCGNRANWDLNTTMDAWEGSASEAAAVGQVSAGGFNTTDGTHDIKPLLCTTGSIGTVIPSKQKSLVASENIAKLTSSKLPSQQLRLFGIDPLHLGLSPSSLQQQVSLEPSLSSKEDSGRIFPNIILQRSVVPPGNLNRVNYRTVKSEPFDESNKLVNRTTIANNLGLLDNRTVKRELAEQFSFDKVSNISAMRVVDPAPIKMEPFHGGNVEAPNTLEGTSRQVDKQVLLGLSDHSSARAIPKSALLSCPAGEPSCSTELTIAMDVGNHGEQSTYTKEAHINGEVVPQEACERVQQVASETAAISVGHDGIESSTSCMMGTVRAEDGNADDPEQCRLKSINEQPPDMRGSEGCVSDEEKINISADMLEEDSYGSDYDSDGNHPLPKAMDTEQGGEEDYEDGEVREPLLQTAVEDPICEKQEVEHVDHGDSDNNKMDIVGQQGDDHPSSSHVEEKDAKEDPGQTNNKESSDCVDTSKEVYDNGDTNLTCLQESLTDEKPASGADIKRPITAIRRNSLDQSGSTDFPEEQEAELSLERTTEGMQATTSTFTQGLDDNVNNFDLVEEKDSMTMMEASASGDDAAKDVNSGGNRSRIINLSRASNVSPPGNTRYISDRSLASLPGRERLLDVPLEGDKFYPRGRDELYIDGSHKFSRERHQDQSPRNSRLNFVRGRGRITDLEYNSYNIAPDGPFIGTGRGGRKHLDDEGAMFRHMSSRGRSPGGRNGLAARGGAQMIHRGPRMSEDGSEVVGLRHSEKFMSVFPDDNMDPMFTRPQPAYEGVDAHFARGGRNFSSVQRRGLPRIHSKSPMRSRSRSPVQWPSPRRRSQDGFGGHPELPHRRSPIYRVERMRSPDRPCFPPIMVRRNGSPPYMSRPSNDLRDINSGRDHGHPRSVIPNRSSSGRILYRNRRFDVIDPQERTDGDEFFGGPMHARHELGVDPNGDERRRFGERRGPVRSFRQPYNGANGENFHLNSEDGPRPFRFCPEDNPEFHERGNLRDREFDRRIKNRPGNAPRRTRSIEEQEANFRQPWHDAGFDEISRVKRKRDFRCEI is encoded by the exons ATGCCTGTCTCTGGAGACAAAGAG ACTGGGGTTAAACCTATTTCCCGGCAGTCTAGTGATTATATTGCAGGTGTTCCTATCAAGAAGAGGAGGTTCCTAATGTACCGTCCTCCTTCACCTCCACCTGAAGAACCATCTGCGGTTCCTGCAGAGAATGATTCGCGAAAGCAGGAACAATCTAGCCCCTCTCAGGGGTCAGCTATATCAAATGCTAGTGTTGTAACCAGTTCTGGTATATCTGATGCAAACAACAAACCTGTATCTGAGGAATATAAAGGCAGTTCTGATGTTATGAGTGTTACTGTAGCCCAAAGCAATCCCAACTACTCTACAGTCAAAGTTGAGGAACCAAGCAAAACTCACTCTGGTTCCTTGGATGACATGGAAAGCAAAGACAAGCTTGTCGCGGCCGAAAAATCTGCAAGCCTGGTAACTTTGGGAAAATCAAAGTTGCAGTCATCACCAAATGAAGCACTTGCACTTAAGTTGGGGAAAGAGTTATATAGCAAAGAAAAAGCTGAAGGGAAGTGTAAAGCTGAAATTCCTATTGTTGCGGGAAATACTGACTTGACATTAGGATTAAAGGAACATGTTTTTCCAGCTTTAACAGGTCAAAACCATAATGTGAGAGGCCAGAATCAAGATAGTTTAGAACCTGGTTCACTGAATTTGTCTTTAAGCAAGGGAAATAACAGCATTCAGTGTAAAAAGGATGAGGTTGAGTCGAAAAATGGTGCACAGCAATGTGGTAATAGGGCAAACTGGGATCTGAATACTACAATGGATGCATGGGAAGGTTCTGCAAGTGAGGCAGCTGCAGTAGGTCAAGTGTCTGCTGGTGGGTTTAATACTACTGATGGTACACATGATATCAAACCTTTGCTATGCACAACTGGGTCGATTGGCACTGTTATACCTTCTAAACAAAAGAGCCTTGTAGCCAGTGAGAACATAGCCAAATTGACCTCGTCCAAACTGCCTAGTCAACAATTAAGATTGTTTGGCATAGACCCTCTTCATTTAGGCCTTAGTCCTTCTAGTCTTCAGCAACAGGTAAGCCTGGAACCGTCCTTATCTAGCAAAGAAGATTCTGGCAGGATTTTCCCCAATATAATCTTGCAAAGATCAGTGGTGCCACCTGGCAATTTGAACAGGGTTAATTATAGGACTGTGAAATCAGAACCATTTGACGAGAGCAACAAATTAGTGAATAGAACAACTATAGCCAATAATCTTGGATTATTAGATAATAGGACAGTAAAGCGTGAATTAGCTGAGCAGTTCAGTTTTGATAAGGTTTCAAATATTAGCGCCATGAGAGTAGTTGATCCTGCACCCATAAAAATGGAACCATTTCACGGGGGTAATGTGGAAGCCCCCAATACATTAGAGGGGACATCTAGACAAGTAGATAAACAGGTGCTACTGGGTTTGAGTGATCATTCTTCTGCCAGGGCAATCCCTAAAAGTGCACTGTTGTCCTGCCCTGCAGGAGAGCCTTCTTGTTCAACAGAATTGACTATAGCCATGGATGTTGGAAACCACGGAGAACAGTCCACCTACACCAAAGAGGCCCATATTAATGGGGAGGTTGTACCTCAGGAAGCATGTGAAAGGGTGCAGCAGGTTGCTTCAGAAACAGCTGCTATCTCTGTGGGTCATGATGGTATAGAATCAAGTACTTCTTGTATGATGGGTACTGTAAGAGCTGAAGATGGAAATGCTGATGATCCTGAGCAGTGCAGATTGAAATCCataaatgaacagccccctgaTATGCGAGGAAGCGAAGGTTGTGTAAGTGATGAggaaaaaatcaatatatcaGCTGATATGCTAGAAGAAGATTCTTATGGTTCTGATTATGACTCGGATGGCAATCATCCTTTACCTAAGGCTATGGATACAGAACAAGGTGGAGAAGAAGATTATGAAGATGGTGAGGTCCGAGAACCTCTACTGCAAACTGCAGTCGAGGATCCCATATGTGAGAAACAGGAAGTTGAACATGTTGATCATGGTGACTCTGATAATAACAAGATGGACATTGTGGGTCAGCAAGGTGATGATCATCCATCTTCATCCCATGTTGAGGAAAAAGATGCTAAAGAAGATCCTGGGCaaacaaataacaaagaaaGTAGTGATTGTGTTGACACATCGAAGGAGGTATATGATAACGGTGATACTAATCTTACATGTTTGCAGGAATCATTGACAGATGAAAAACCAGCCAGTGGAGCTGACATTAAGAGGCCCATTACGGCCATTAGAAGAAATTCACTTGATCAGTCAGGCAGTACAGATTTCCCTGAAGAACAGGAGGCAGAATTATCATTGGAGCGAACCACTGAAGGAATGCAAGCTACTACTTCTACTTTTACTCAGGGTTTAGATGACAATGTTAACAATTTTGACTTAGTGGAGGAGAAAGATAGTATGACAATGATGGAAGCATCTGCAAGTGGTGATGATGCTGCTAAAGATGTTAATAGTGGTGGTAATCGGAGCCGCATTATTAATTTGTCTCGAGCTTCTAACGTATCACCTCCTGGTAATACAAGATATATTTCAGACAGGTCATTGGCATCACTACCTGGAAGAGAGAGATTACTGGATGTACCGCTAGAGGGAGATAAATTTTATCCCCGAGGGAG AGATGAATTATACATAGATGGTTCccacaaattttcaagagaGAGGCATCAAGATCAGTCACCCAGAAATTCTAGATTAAATTTTGTGCGTGGCAGAGGGAGGATTACTG ACCTTGAATATAACAGTTATAATATTGCACCTGATGGACCCTTTATTGGTACTGGTCGGGGAGGGAGGAAGCATTTAGATGATGAGGGAGCAATGTTTCGCCATATGTCCTCAAGAGGGCGGTCTCCTGGAGGGAGAAATGGGCTTGCTGCACGTGGCGGTGCACAAATGATTCACAGAGGTCCAAGAATGAGTGAAGATGGTTCTGAAGTGGTTGGGCTGAGGCATAGTGAGAAGTTTATGAGCGTTTTTCCTGATGATAACATGGATCCGATGTTTACACGCCCCCAACCTGCATATGAGGGAGTAGATGCTCATTTTGCCCGAGGTGGTAGGAACTTCTCTTCTGTTCAGAGAAGGGGTCTTCCTCGAATTCATTCAAAATCTCCAATGAGATCCAGATCTCGTTCTCCTGTTCAATGGCCATCTCCAAGGAGAAGATCCCAAGATGGATTTGGTGGACATCCAGAATTGCCTCATCGACGATCTCCAATTTACAGGGTGGAGAGGATGAGGTCTCCTGATCGCCCCTGTTTCCCTCCAATCATGGTTAGAAGGAATGGCTCCCCACCATATATGTCCCGACCATCTAATGATTTGAGGGATATAAATTCTGGACGGGACCATGGTCATCCAAGATCTGTCATTCCCAATAGGAGTTCATCTGGTCGGATTTTATACAGAAACAGGAGATTTGATGTTATAGATCCCCAGGAAAGGACAGATGGTGATGAGTTCTTCGGGGGGCCCATGCATGCTCGACATGAGCTTGGTGTTGATCCAAATGGTGATGAGAGAAGAAGGTTTGGTGAGAGACGGGGACCTGTCCGTTCATTTAGGCAGCCATACAATGGTGCTAATGGTGAGAATTTCCATCTTAATTCAGAGGATGGGCCTAGGCCTTTTAGGTTCTGTCCAGAAGACAATCCTGAGTTTCATGAAAGAGGCAACTTGAGGGATAGGGAGTTTGACCGCAGGATTAAGAACCGGCCAGGAAATGCCCCTAGAAGAACAAGAAGTATCGAAGAGCAGGAAGCAAATTTCAGGCAACCATGGCATGATGCTGGGTTTGATGAGATCTCCAGAGTAAAGAGAAAGAGGGATTTCAGATGTGAAATTTAA
- the LOC115956031 gene encoding uncharacterized protein LOC115956031 isoform X1: MPVSGDKETGVKPISRQSSDYIAGVPIKKRRFLMYRPPSPPPEEPSAVPAENDSRKQEQSSPSQGSAISNASVVTSSGISDANNKPVSEEYKGSSDVMSVTVAQSNPNYSTVKVEEPSKTHSGSLDDMESKDKLVAAEKSASLVTLGKSKLQSSPNEALALKLGKELYSKEKAEGKCKAEIPIVAGNTDLTLGLKEHVFPALTGQNHNVRGQNQDSLEPGSLNLSLSKGNNSIQCKKDEVESKNGAQQCGNRANWDLNTTMDAWEGSASEAAAVGQVSAGGFNTTDGTHDIKPLLCTTGSIGTVIPSKQKSLVASENIAKLTSSKLPSQQLRLFGIDPLHLGLSPSSLQQQVSLEPSLSSKEDSGRIFPNIILQRSVVPPGNLNRVNYRTVKSEPFDESNKLVNRTTIANNLGLLDNRTVKRELAEQFSFDKVSNISAMRVVDPAPIKMEPFHGGNVEAPNTLEGTSRQVDKQVLLGLSDHSSARAIPKSALLSCPAGEPSCSTELTIAMDVGNHGEQSTYTKEAHINGEVVPQEACERVQQVASETAAISVGHDGIESSTSCMMGTVRAEDGNADDPEQCRLKSINEQPPDMRGSEGCVSDEEKINISADMLEEDSYGSDYDSDGNHPLPKAMDTEQGGEEDYEDGEVREPLLQTAVEDPICEKQEVEHVDHGDSDNNKMDIVGQQGDDHPSSSHVEEKDAKEDPGQTNNKESSDCVDTSKEVYDNGDTNLTCLQESLTDEKPASGADIKRPITAIRRNSLDQSGSTDFPEEQEAELSLERTTEGMQATTSTFTQGLDDNVNNFDLVEEKDSMTMMEASASGDDAAKDVNSGGNRSRIINLSRASNVSPPGNTRYISDRSLASLPGRERLLDVPLEGDKFYPRGRDELYIDGSHKFSRERHQDQSPRNSRLNFVRGRGRITGRLDPLRRDWDSDRDFASEFYNGPSEFRFPRNKYASAVVDADLEYNSYNIAPDGPFIGTGRGGRKHLDDEGAMFRHMSSRGRSPGGRNGLAARGGAQMIHRGPRMSEDGSEVVGLRHSEKFMSVFPDDNMDPMFTRPQPAYEGVDAHFARGGRNFSSVQRRGLPRIHSKSPMRSRSRSPVQWPSPRRRSQDGFGGHPELPHRRSPIYRVERMRSPDRPCFPPIMVRRNGSPPYMSRPSNDLRDINSGRDHGHPRSVIPNRSSSGRILYRNRRFDVIDPQERTDGDEFFGGPMHARHELGVDPNGDERRRFGERRGPVRSFRQPYNGANGENFHLNSEDGPRPFRFCPEDNPEFHERGNLRDREFDRRIKNRPGNAPRRTRSIEEQEANFRQPWHDAGFDEISRVKRKRDFRCEI; this comes from the exons ATGCCTGTCTCTGGAGACAAAGAG ACTGGGGTTAAACCTATTTCCCGGCAGTCTAGTGATTATATTGCAGGTGTTCCTATCAAGAAGAGGAGGTTCCTAATGTACCGTCCTCCTTCACCTCCACCTGAAGAACCATCTGCGGTTCCTGCAGAGAATGATTCGCGAAAGCAGGAACAATCTAGCCCCTCTCAGGGGTCAGCTATATCAAATGCTAGTGTTGTAACCAGTTCTGGTATATCTGATGCAAACAACAAACCTGTATCTGAGGAATATAAAGGCAGTTCTGATGTTATGAGTGTTACTGTAGCCCAAAGCAATCCCAACTACTCTACAGTCAAAGTTGAGGAACCAAGCAAAACTCACTCTGGTTCCTTGGATGACATGGAAAGCAAAGACAAGCTTGTCGCGGCCGAAAAATCTGCAAGCCTGGTAACTTTGGGAAAATCAAAGTTGCAGTCATCACCAAATGAAGCACTTGCACTTAAGTTGGGGAAAGAGTTATATAGCAAAGAAAAAGCTGAAGGGAAGTGTAAAGCTGAAATTCCTATTGTTGCGGGAAATACTGACTTGACATTAGGATTAAAGGAACATGTTTTTCCAGCTTTAACAGGTCAAAACCATAATGTGAGAGGCCAGAATCAAGATAGTTTAGAACCTGGTTCACTGAATTTGTCTTTAAGCAAGGGAAATAACAGCATTCAGTGTAAAAAGGATGAGGTTGAGTCGAAAAATGGTGCACAGCAATGTGGTAATAGGGCAAACTGGGATCTGAATACTACAATGGATGCATGGGAAGGTTCTGCAAGTGAGGCAGCTGCAGTAGGTCAAGTGTCTGCTGGTGGGTTTAATACTACTGATGGTACACATGATATCAAACCTTTGCTATGCACAACTGGGTCGATTGGCACTGTTATACCTTCTAAACAAAAGAGCCTTGTAGCCAGTGAGAACATAGCCAAATTGACCTCGTCCAAACTGCCTAGTCAACAATTAAGATTGTTTGGCATAGACCCTCTTCATTTAGGCCTTAGTCCTTCTAGTCTTCAGCAACAGGTAAGCCTGGAACCGTCCTTATCTAGCAAAGAAGATTCTGGCAGGATTTTCCCCAATATAATCTTGCAAAGATCAGTGGTGCCACCTGGCAATTTGAACAGGGTTAATTATAGGACTGTGAAATCAGAACCATTTGACGAGAGCAACAAATTAGTGAATAGAACAACTATAGCCAATAATCTTGGATTATTAGATAATAGGACAGTAAAGCGTGAATTAGCTGAGCAGTTCAGTTTTGATAAGGTTTCAAATATTAGCGCCATGAGAGTAGTTGATCCTGCACCCATAAAAATGGAACCATTTCACGGGGGTAATGTGGAAGCCCCCAATACATTAGAGGGGACATCTAGACAAGTAGATAAACAGGTGCTACTGGGTTTGAGTGATCATTCTTCTGCCAGGGCAATCCCTAAAAGTGCACTGTTGTCCTGCCCTGCAGGAGAGCCTTCTTGTTCAACAGAATTGACTATAGCCATGGATGTTGGAAACCACGGAGAACAGTCCACCTACACCAAAGAGGCCCATATTAATGGGGAGGTTGTACCTCAGGAAGCATGTGAAAGGGTGCAGCAGGTTGCTTCAGAAACAGCTGCTATCTCTGTGGGTCATGATGGTATAGAATCAAGTACTTCTTGTATGATGGGTACTGTAAGAGCTGAAGATGGAAATGCTGATGATCCTGAGCAGTGCAGATTGAAATCCataaatgaacagccccctgaTATGCGAGGAAGCGAAGGTTGTGTAAGTGATGAggaaaaaatcaatatatcaGCTGATATGCTAGAAGAAGATTCTTATGGTTCTGATTATGACTCGGATGGCAATCATCCTTTACCTAAGGCTATGGATACAGAACAAGGTGGAGAAGAAGATTATGAAGATGGTGAGGTCCGAGAACCTCTACTGCAAACTGCAGTCGAGGATCCCATATGTGAGAAACAGGAAGTTGAACATGTTGATCATGGTGACTCTGATAATAACAAGATGGACATTGTGGGTCAGCAAGGTGATGATCATCCATCTTCATCCCATGTTGAGGAAAAAGATGCTAAAGAAGATCCTGGGCaaacaaataacaaagaaaGTAGTGATTGTGTTGACACATCGAAGGAGGTATATGATAACGGTGATACTAATCTTACATGTTTGCAGGAATCATTGACAGATGAAAAACCAGCCAGTGGAGCTGACATTAAGAGGCCCATTACGGCCATTAGAAGAAATTCACTTGATCAGTCAGGCAGTACAGATTTCCCTGAAGAACAGGAGGCAGAATTATCATTGGAGCGAACCACTGAAGGAATGCAAGCTACTACTTCTACTTTTACTCAGGGTTTAGATGACAATGTTAACAATTTTGACTTAGTGGAGGAGAAAGATAGTATGACAATGATGGAAGCATCTGCAAGTGGTGATGATGCTGCTAAAGATGTTAATAGTGGTGGTAATCGGAGCCGCATTATTAATTTGTCTCGAGCTTCTAACGTATCACCTCCTGGTAATACAAGATATATTTCAGACAGGTCATTGGCATCACTACCTGGAAGAGAGAGATTACTGGATGTACCGCTAGAGGGAGATAAATTTTATCCCCGAGGGAG AGATGAATTATACATAGATGGTTCccacaaattttcaagagaGAGGCATCAAGATCAGTCACCCAGAAATTCTAGATTAAATTTTGTGCGTGGCAGAGGGAGGATTACTGGTAGGTTAGACCCTTTACGTAGGGACTGGGATTCTGACCGTGATTTTGCTTCAGAATTTTATAACGGCCCATCAGAGTTTCGTTTCCCAAGAAATAAATATGCATCTGCTGTTGTTGATGCAGACCTTGAATATAACAGTTATAATATTGCACCTGATGGACCCTTTATTGGTACTGGTCGGGGAGGGAGGAAGCATTTAGATGATGAGGGAGCAATGTTTCGCCATATGTCCTCAAGAGGGCGGTCTCCTGGAGGGAGAAATGGGCTTGCTGCACGTGGCGGTGCACAAATGATTCACAGAGGTCCAAGAATGAGTGAAGATGGTTCTGAAGTGGTTGGGCTGAGGCATAGTGAGAAGTTTATGAGCGTTTTTCCTGATGATAACATGGATCCGATGTTTACACGCCCCCAACCTGCATATGAGGGAGTAGATGCTCATTTTGCCCGAGGTGGTAGGAACTTCTCTTCTGTTCAGAGAAGGGGTCTTCCTCGAATTCATTCAAAATCTCCAATGAGATCCAGATCTCGTTCTCCTGTTCAATGGCCATCTCCAAGGAGAAGATCCCAAGATGGATTTGGTGGACATCCAGAATTGCCTCATCGACGATCTCCAATTTACAGGGTGGAGAGGATGAGGTCTCCTGATCGCCCCTGTTTCCCTCCAATCATGGTTAGAAGGAATGGCTCCCCACCATATATGTCCCGACCATCTAATGATTTGAGGGATATAAATTCTGGACGGGACCATGGTCATCCAAGATCTGTCATTCCCAATAGGAGTTCATCTGGTCGGATTTTATACAGAAACAGGAGATTTGATGTTATAGATCCCCAGGAAAGGACAGATGGTGATGAGTTCTTCGGGGGGCCCATGCATGCTCGACATGAGCTTGGTGTTGATCCAAATGGTGATGAGAGAAGAAGGTTTGGTGAGAGACGGGGACCTGTCCGTTCATTTAGGCAGCCATACAATGGTGCTAATGGTGAGAATTTCCATCTTAATTCAGAGGATGGGCCTAGGCCTTTTAGGTTCTGTCCAGAAGACAATCCTGAGTTTCATGAAAGAGGCAACTTGAGGGATAGGGAGTTTGACCGCAGGATTAAGAACCGGCCAGGAAATGCCCCTAGAAGAACAAGAAGTATCGAAGAGCAGGAAGCAAATTTCAGGCAACCATGGCATGATGCTGGGTTTGATGAGATCTCCAGAGTAAAGAGAAAGAGGGATTTCAGATGTGAAATTTAA